In Candidatus Omnitrophota bacterium, the genomic stretch TTATCGCGGCCACTATCATAAAAACAAGAATAAGGTGTAACTCAAGCATTATCCTACCCCACAAATAGAATTATAAAAATAACCGCCAGGCCCAAAAGGCACCACACAAGATAGGTCGGAAGTATTCCATTATGAAGCCGCTGTAAAAAGTTCGTAAATACCGCTATTGTCCTTTTCCCCACCTCGTATATATCAAAACTTTTGCGGTCCTCTTTCTTATACAGATAATTCAGAATGCCTACATCTTTCATGGTATCGTAAAACTCTGCGCCGGTCACCCTATCAAGATTATCGGGGTTTTCTCCTCCTATAAATATACCCACGCGGCGCGCTTTTTTCGGAATACTTATATAATAGATGAGAAGGCCTGCCAGTATGCCGACAATTATAAGAGCAGTGGCAATGCCGGGGCTCCATGTGCCAAGATAAGCTATGCTTTCCTCACTTACCGCCGGTAATATTAAAAGCGATAGCGGTATAGCAAACGCGAATATCCCAAATATTATGCATATAACCGCCAGTATAACGATAGGCAGCAACATTGATAAGCCGACTTCCTTCAAATTTTTCGGTAAATTAACGGAAGGCCTGCCTAAAAATACAGCGTGCAGCAGTTTCATGAAACTGGCTATAGTCAGCGCGCCGCCGAACATCGCGGCGACGAGCCATATTATCCACATAGGATTTTTACTATTACCCAACTCTATTATACCCTGATATATCATCCATTTTGAGACAAAACCGTTAAAAGGCGGTATGCCCGATATCGAGAATGACGCTATAAGAAAACAGATAAAGGTAACCGGCATATACCTGGCAAGGCCGCCGAGCTTTGATAAGTCCGTGGTATGCGTTCTCTTTTCAACGGCACCAGCGCTTAAGAAAAGACATGATTTGTAAATAGCGTTATTTAGCATATGAAATAATCCTCCGGCTATGCCCACCGGCGTCGCCGTCCCTATACCAAGCACCATATAGCCCACCTGAGACACGGCGTGATATCCCAATAATCGCTTAAAATCGTGCTGAATAAGCGCTATAGCCACGGCAACTATTACGGTTAATGCTCCTATAAGCAATAGAAACGTATTCGAAATATCGTTCATTACAAATAGCGATAAAGATGCCTTGGCCAGAAGATATATGCCCAAAAATTTATCCAACGAAGCCGGCAGATAAGCTGCCACCGACGTGGGGCCGTCTTTGGCGACATCCGGAAGCCATGAATGAAACGGCATGGCGCCGGCTTTAGCGAAAGCGGCTATAGCTATGCATAGATAAGCTATATAGGCAAATGGGCAGTCTAATTCTATGTGCGTGCCTTCGATAAGGAATGATCCTGACATCTTCCAGATAAGGCCTATCGCAAATATCATCAGCGCGTCTGTACCGCCAATTATTATAAGCGCTTTTTTTGCCGAAGCTGCCGCCTTGAGAGTTCCGTCTATACTGACTAATAGGTATAAAAGCGCGGCTAATATTCCCCAGAATACGGCCAGAACTATGAGATTATTGGCATACACAACCGCCAGGGAGCTGCCAAGCGCTACTAACACATACCCAAAATATCTGCCGTTATTTCTTTCTATAAAACCAAGCGAATATATCGTAACTATCAACGCGAAGAAAGAGACGCCTAACGCGGCAAGCGCGGAGAGGCTATCTACCGCAAATGTAGGGTTATGTATAGGGGGCCAATACAGGGGTTGGCGTATAAATATAAGAATAGACGCGGCAAAAATAATTACGGCGGTTATGGAAGCCAGCAGCCTGGTTATGACTTTTATCTTGTCGGAAATAAACAAGCATATCAAGCCAACAAGTATCGGAAGACCGATTGTATAAGCCAAAAAATTTACCTGCATACTATCCTATTATCATACCTATCTTTTATACGCTTCGTCTTTTCCTGCGACAACCTTATCAGTTCGTTCACATCCATTATATTCTTATCTTTTGGATCGACAATAAGCATCCTCTCCGTACAGCAATAACAAGGATCT encodes the following:
- a CDS encoding proton-conducting transporter membrane subunit; its protein translation is MQVNFLAYTIGLPILVGLICLFISDKIKVITRLLASITAVIIFAASILIFIRQPLYWPPIHNPTFAVDSLSALAALGVSFFALIVTIYSLGFIERNNGRYFGYVLVALGSSLAVVYANNLIVLAVFWGILAALLYLLVSIDGTLKAAASAKKALIIIGGTDALMIFAIGLIWKMSGSFLIEGTHIELDCPFAYIAYLCIAIAAFAKAGAMPFHSWLPDVAKDGPTSVAAYLPASLDKFLGIYLLAKASLSLFVMNDISNTFLLLIGALTVIVAVAIALIQHDFKRLLGYHAVSQVGYMVLGIGTATPVGIAGGLFHMLNNAIYKSCLFLSAGAVEKRTHTTDLSKLGGLARYMPVTFICFLIASFSISGIPPFNGFVSKWMIYQGIIELGNSKNPMWIIWLVAAMFGGALTIASFMKLLHAVFLGRPSVNLPKNLKEVGLSMLLPIVILAVICIIFGIFAFAIPLSLLILPAVSEESIAYLGTWSPGIATALIIVGILAGLLIYYISIPKKARRVGIFIGGENPDNLDRVTGAEFYDTMKDVGILNYLYKKEDRKSFDIYEVGKRTIAVFTNFLQRLHNGILPTYLVWCLLGLAVIFIILFVG